One window from the genome of Salvia miltiorrhiza cultivar Shanhuang (shh) chromosome 7, IMPLAD_Smil_shh, whole genome shotgun sequence encodes:
- the LOC130995786 gene encoding anaphase-promoting complex subunit 2 has product MAATKGSSSSPMCNLAVLDSLSENSIGEMADSWNAFCAATEALLRGDENLSFASDIVPRVRNLCVHGLQSLIVEHFLCSVEKIFEKNGALRFWKHFDAYSKLVVLDMEDMDQQGEMQNVLHTALQQISSEKQYQEKCLLVLIQALEMCRDIKPTETAHSDAERNYLLSKYQLIVTSVLMASLPRHFPDVLQWYFKGQLEELSAMMATGSEYDNKLNVDDEGDLDCRRMEMDIDENHHQRIILGNNKLVKNIGEVVRDLRNLGFTSMAEDAYASAIFLLLKAKVHELAGEDFRFSVLESIKRWIQDVPLQFLHALLAYLGDSVSYGSPTSGLKSPLASHPSYTYCGNEVPSEGLIRWQLRLEYFAYETLQDLRIAKLFEIIVDYPDSSPAIEDLKQCLEYTGQHSKLVDSFIAALKYRLLTAGASTNDILHQYVSTIKALRTIDPAGVFLEAVGEPIREYLKGRKDTIKCIVTMLTDGAGGNPTGPGSTGDSLLEELNRDEENQESSSFDDDVYTDDKQAWINAQSWEPDPVEADPLKGSRYRRKVDILGMIVGIIGSKDQLVNEYRVMLAEKLLNKSDYDIDSEIRTLELLKIHFGESSMQKCEIMLNDLIDSKRTNTNIKKATIKQQPKPVSDIGEVELSLDNVDATIISSNFWPPIQDEALNIPGPLDQLLSDYAKRFNEIKTPRKLLWKRSLGTVKLELQFEDRTLPFMVTPLQAAIIGQFEDQTSWTSKNLAAAVGVPIDVLNRRIYFWINKGILAESAPESGDHTFTLVEAMAEGGKAGVGSGSSEELIAGDEDAERSVASVEDQLRKEMTVYEKFITGMLTNFGSMALDRIHNTLKMFCIGDPSYDKSLQQLQSFLAGLVAEEKLQLRDGMYFLNKQ; this is encoded by the exons ATGGCGGCGACGAAGGGTTCGTCATCGTCGCCGATGTGTAATTTGGCGGTTTTGGATTCTTTGAGTGaaaactcaatcggagaaatgGCGGATAGCTGGAATGCGTTTTGCGCAGCAACAGAAGCGCTGCTTAGAGGCGATGAAAATTTGTCGTTCGCTTCTGATATCGTGCCACGTGTTCGAAATCTTTGCGTTCATGGGCTCCAGTCACTGATCGTCGAGCACTTCCTTTGCTCTGTGGAG AAAATATTTGAGAAAAATGGAGCATTGAGGTTTTGGAAGCATTTTGATGCCTACAGCAAATTGGTAGTTCTGGATATGGAAGACATG GATCAACAAGGGGAGATGCAAAATGTGCTACATACAGCCTTACAACAGATATCATCTGAAAAGCAATACCAAGAGAAGTGCCTATTAGTGTTGATTCAGGCTTTAGAGATGTGCAGGGATATTAAGCCTACAGAAACAGCCCATTCGGATGCAGAACGAAACTACCTATTATCAAAATATCAATTAATAGTAACTTCGGTTCTCATGGCTAGTCTTCCTCGACATTTCCCTG ATGTGCTTCAGTGGTACTTTAAGGGACAGCTTGAGGAGTTAAGTGCAATGATGGCTACAGGCTCTGAGTACGATAACAAGTTAAATGTAGATGATGAAGGGGACCTGGATTGCAGAAGAATGGAAATGGATATTGATGAAAATCATCACCAACGAATTATACTGGGAAACAACAAATTAGTAAAGAACATTGGGGAGGTTGTGCGTGATCTGAGGAATCTTGGTTTCACCTCAATGGCTGAAGATGCCTATGCGTCTGCTATATTTCTTCTATTGAAG GCCAAAGTGCATGAGCTGGCTGGTGAGGATTTCAGATTTTCAGTATTAGAATCCATTAAGCGGTGGATACAG GATGTGCCACTTCAGTTTTTACATGCCCTTCTTGCTTACCTGGGTGACTCTGTAAGTTACGGAAGCCCTACTTCTGGTCTGAAATCTCCTTTGGCATCTCATCCATCTTATACATATTGTGGAAACGAAGTTCCTTCGGAGGGACTCATCCGATGGCAGTTGCGCCTAGAGTATTTTGCTTATGAAACATTACAAGATCTAAGAATAGCCAAGCTTTTTGAAATTATTGTCGATTATCCTGACAG TTCCCCTGCTATTGAAGACTTGAAACAGTGTCTTGAATATACTGGGCAACACTCAAAGCTTGTAGATTCTTTCATAGCTGCACTAAAATATCGGTTACTAACAGCTGGTGCCTCTACCAATGATATATTGCATCAATATGTTTCAACTATTAAAGCCCTTCGGACAATAGACCCAGCTGGCGTATTCCTTGAAGCTGTTGGTGAACCAATAAGAGAATACTTGAAAGGAAGGAAGGATACCATTAAATGCATTGTTACTATGCTCACTGATGGGGCTGGTGGAAATCCTACTGGACCTGGGAGTACTGGGGATAGCCTTCTTGAAGAGCTAAATAGAGATGAAGAAAATCAAGAGAGTTCTAGCTTTGATGATGATGTTTACACCGATGACAAGCAAGCTTGGATAAATGCTCAAAG TTGGGAACCTGATCCAGTGGAAGCAGATCCCTTGAAGGGCAGTAGGTACCGGAGGAAGGTTGACATTCTTGGTATGATTGTTGGCATAATTGGTTCGAAGGATCAGTTGGTAAATGAGTATCGTGTTATGCTGGCTGAAAAGCTTCTGAATAAATCTGATTATGACATTGACTCAGAGATACGTACACTGGAACTCCTGAAG ATTCATTTTGGTGAGAGCAGCATGCAGAAATGTGAAATAATGCTCAATGATCTAATTGATTCAAAAAGGACGAACACAAATATTAAAAAAGCGACTATCAAGCAACAACCTAAGCCAG TTTCTGACATTGGAGAGGTTGAGCTTTCACTAGATAATGTTGATGCTACCATTATATCATCAAATTTCTGGCCACCTATCCAG GATGAGGCCCTTAATATACCTGGACCTTTGGACCAGCTTTTAAGTGATTATGCTAAAAGGTTTAATGAAATCAAGACCCCCCGTAAGCTCCTCTGGAAGAGAAGTCTTGGTACTGTGAAG TTGGAGCTACAATTCGAAGATAGAACACTGCCATTTATGGTCACACCTCTCCAAGCTGCCATCATCGGTCAATTTGAGGATCAAACAAG TTGGACGTCCAAGAATCTGGCTGCTGCTGTTGGTGTACCAATTGATGTCCTGAACAGAAGAATATATttttggataaacaag GGGATCCTAGCAGAATCAGCGCCGGAGTCTGGGGATCATACATTTACTCTGGTGGAAGCCATGGCCGAGGGTGGAAAAGCTGGAGTTGGCAGCGGTAGCTCTGAGGAGCTTATAGCTGGTGATGAGGACGCAGAGAGATCGGTAGCATCTGTTGAAGATCAACTGCGCAAAGAAATGACTGTTTATGAG AAATTCATCACAGGGATGCTCACCAATTTCGGCAGCATGGCATTGGACCGGATTCACAATACTCTCAAG atgtTCTGCATAGGCGACCCCTCGTATGACAAATCACTCCAACAGCTGCAAAGCTTTTTGGCTGGTCTAGTTGCAGAAGAGAAGCTCCAACTCAGAGATGGAATGTATTTCTTGAACAAGCAGTAA
- the LOC130995794 gene encoding methyltransferase FGSG_00040, whose translation MRETEISKEEEMEFAVDEEEEEEIIKNLRSKATELLLREEYKESLKTYSEIISLCQETISKSNEPRLSNLRRTLCLAFSNRAEARARQSEFSEALRDCEAALSIDKSHFKTLLCKGRILLSLNRYTAALDCFKQANLDPHATHNSDMVNGLLTKCKKLQSLSRGGAFDISDWVLGGFRGKTPELAEFIGAVEIKKSDISGRGLFATRNVESGTLMVVTRAVAVDRAIMPQDSGENAHLVIWKNFIDKVVETAKKCEHVSSLISLLSAGEDEGALEAPDMAVFRPEAEVGGGRLDRERLLSILDVNSILEDAISAKVLGKNADYQGVGLWILASFINHSCDPNVRRLHVGDHMVVHAARDVKAGEELTLAYFDVLAPREKRREMADNWGFVCRCKRCLFEDSVCFKQEMREIEMAVGKGVVDVGSLVYRLEEGMRRWMVRGRGKGYLRASFWEAYEKVFGSEKVMRKWGKKIPAPEAVVDTVVHAVGSDQRMMRVLVEGLRRGGGVVEMEKLIKLGRGVYGKVMKKQAIGALLQIGGAQD comes from the coding sequence atgagagaAACAGAAATATCAAAGGAGGAAGAGATGGAATTTGCAGTAGacgaggaggaagaagaagagataATTAAAAATCTGAGATCCAAAGCCACAGAGCTTCTCCTGAGAGAGGAATACAAAGAGTCGTTGAAAACCTACTCCGAAATCATCTCTCTCTGCCAAGAAACCATTTCTAAATCCAATGAACCCCGCCTCTCAAATCTCCGACGAACCCTCTGCTTGGCCTTCTCCAACCGGGCTGAGGCCCGGGCCCGTCAATCGGAGTTCTCCGAAGCCCTCAGAGACTGCGAGGCGGCACTCAGCATCGACAAATCCCATTTCAAAACCCTTCTCTGCAAGGGCAGAATCCTCTTGAGTTTGAATCGTTACACCGCCGCCTTGGACTGCTTCAAGCAAGCCAATCTTGATCCACATGCCACTCACAATTCTGATATGGTTAATGGGTTGTTGACCAAGTGCAAAAAGCTGCAATCTTTGTCGAGAGGCGGCGCTTTCGACATCTCCGATTGGGTTCTGGGCGGCTTTCGCGGCAAAACGCCCGAGCTCGCGGAGTTCATCGGCGCCGTGGAGATCAAGAAATCTGACATCAGTGGGCGCGGCCTGTTTGCGACCAGGAATGTCGAGAGCGGGACGTTGATGGTGGTGACCAGAGCTGTCGCCGTTGATCGAGCCATCATGCCTCAAGATTCAGGGGAAAATGCGCATCTAGTTATATGGAAGAACTTCATTGATAAAGTGGTGGAGACCGCCAAGAAATGCGAGCATGTCAGCAGCTTGATCTCGTTGCTCTCCGCGGGCGAAGACGAGGGCGCTCTCGAAGCTCCGGATATGGCGGTTTTTAGGCCGGAGGCGGAGGTTGGTGGTGGGAGGCTGGATAGGGAGAGATTGCTCAGCATTTTGGATGTGAATTCGATTCTTGAAGATGCTATCTCAGCTAAAGTTTTGGGGAAAAATGCAGATTACCAAGGTGTAGGTTTATGGATATTAGCTTCATTCATCAACCACTCTTGCGATCCCAACGTGAGGCGCTTGCACGTGGGCGACCACATGGTGGTCCACGCGGCCCGGGACGTGAAGGCCGGGGAGGAGCTCACGCTGGCCTACTTTGACGTGCTGGCGCCCCGTGAGAAGCGGAGGGAGATGGCTGATAATTGGGGGTTTGTGTGTAGATGCAAGAGGTGTTTGTTTGAAGATAGTGTTTGCTTCAAGCAAGAGATGAGGGAGATTGAAATGGCGGTGGGGAAAGGGGTGGTGGATGTGGGGAGCTTGGTGTATAGATTGGAGGAAGGGATGAGGAGATGGATGGTGAGAGGGAGAGGGAAGGGCTATTTGAGGGCCTCATTTTGGGAGGCTTATGAGAAAGTGTTTGGATCGGAGAAGGTGATGAGGAAGTGGGGGAAGAAGATCCCGGCGCCCGAGGCCGTCGTTGACACAGTCGTGCACGCGGTCGGCAGCGACCAAAGAATGATGAGGGTGTTGGTGGAGGGGCTGAGGAGAGGTGGCGGTGTGGTGGAGATGGAGAAGCTGATCAAGTTAGGGAGAGGGGTTTATGGGAAGGTCATGAAGAAGCAAGCTATTGGGGCATTGCTTCAAATAGGTGGTGCCCAAGATTAA